One segment of Parvularcula sp. IMCC14364 DNA contains the following:
- the cobS gene encoding cobaltochelatase subunit CobS, translated as MSNLTSDAHFQEAPDKEVSARDVFGVEVDLKVPAFSEANEYVPPVDPTYRFDPETTLAILAGFTHNRRVMVQGYHGTGKSTHIEQVAARLNWPCIRVNLDSHVSRIDLIGKDAIVIEDGKQITSFKEGMLPWAFQRPVALVFDEYDAGRPDVMFVIQRVLEAEGRLTLLDQNRVLTPNPHFRLFATTNTIGLGDTTGLYHGTQQLNQGQMDRWSIVTTLNYLAHEEEVAIVLSKLPSYDNEDGLAKLDAMVKVADMTRNAFMNGDIATVMSPRTVITWAQNAEIFQNIGHAFRVTFLNKCDELERPTVAEFYQRAFGEDLPEAAHLLAIA; from the coding sequence ATGAGTAATCTGACCAGTGACGCGCATTTTCAGGAAGCGCCGGATAAGGAAGTATCTGCCAGGGACGTATTTGGCGTCGAGGTTGATCTTAAAGTACCCGCTTTTTCCGAAGCCAACGAATATGTGCCGCCTGTTGACCCGACCTACCGGTTCGATCCTGAAACCACGCTCGCTATTCTAGCCGGGTTTACACACAACCGCCGCGTCATGGTGCAGGGCTATCACGGGACAGGGAAGTCCACACATATTGAACAGGTTGCAGCCCGACTGAACTGGCCTTGCATCCGTGTCAATCTGGACAGCCATGTCAGCCGGATTGATTTGATTGGTAAGGACGCCATCGTGATTGAAGATGGCAAACAGATTACGTCCTTCAAGGAAGGGATGCTGCCATGGGCTTTCCAGCGCCCGGTCGCACTCGTTTTTGATGAATATGATGCCGGTCGGCCTGATGTGATGTTCGTGATCCAGCGGGTGCTGGAAGCAGAAGGCAGGCTCACCCTGCTCGATCAGAACCGCGTCCTGACACCCAACCCGCATTTCCGCCTGTTTGCGACCACAAATACGATCGGTCTTGGTGACACCACGGGTCTTTATCATGGCACACAGCAGCTCAATCAGGGACAGATGGACCGCTGGTCAATCGTTACCACACTGAATTACCTCGCACATGAAGAAGAAGTGGCGATTGTGCTCTCCAAATTGCCCTCTTACGACAACGAAGACGGCCTCGCCAAGCTGGATGCCATGGTCAAGGTTGCCGATATGACGCGCAATGCGTTCATGAACGGCGACATCGCCACCGTGATGAGCCCGCGTACCGTTATCACCTGGGCCCAGAACGCTGAAATTTTCCAGAATATCGGCCATGCGTTCCGGGTCACATTTCTGAACAAATGTGACGAACTGGAGCGCCCAACAGTCGCTGAGTTTTACCAGCGCGCCTTTGGAGAAGATTTACCCGAAGCTGCTCATTTGCTGGCCATTGCCTGA
- a CDS encoding efflux RND transporter periplasmic adaptor subunit, translating into MFSKIPSSVRTSLVLTLIVIMYFVVRTLFSSAPEPADERFEFPVTRVVVETINAGDQAQTVVIRGRTKATRSAVLRAETAGQVSATPAREGSIVKRGDELCRITPGTRNAGLAEARAALDKAQIDYNAAVELAQQGYSSEAAVAAARAALDLSQANLTRARMDFAKTKITAPFDGILVERHVEVGDLLTIGASCAKVSQLDPIIITGSVSEQEVRRLSLGATARVTVSGGDELDAVVRLISPAASNMTRTFTVELEAANPNALPDGLTANAQVNLGNKPAHLVPRNALLQDDSGALGVRVVENISTTDGHGKVRFAPVSILNDVPEGVWVAGLDGSIDLIVRGQDYVKHGQEVQTAAPGDIVTTG; encoded by the coding sequence ATGTTCAGCAAAATTCCAAGTTCCGTCAGGACATCCCTCGTCCTCACCCTCATCGTCATCATGTATTTTGTCGTCAGAACGCTGTTCAGTTCTGCGCCAGAACCAGCAGATGAGCGATTCGAATTTCCCGTAACGCGCGTTGTTGTCGAAACCATCAATGCCGGTGATCAGGCACAGACTGTGGTCATCCGGGGACGCACCAAGGCAACACGCTCTGCGGTCCTAAGGGCAGAAACAGCCGGACAGGTTTCTGCCACCCCTGCGCGCGAAGGCAGCATCGTCAAACGCGGTGACGAATTGTGCCGGATTACCCCCGGCACCCGCAATGCCGGTCTGGCCGAAGCGCGTGCTGCCCTCGACAAGGCCCAGATTGATTATAACGCCGCTGTCGAACTGGCCCAGCAGGGATATTCTTCAGAAGCTGCCGTTGCAGCGGCGCGTGCTGCACTGGACCTAAGTCAGGCCAATCTGACCCGTGCCCGGATGGATTTTGCCAAAACAAAAATTACCGCCCCCTTCGACGGCATACTTGTAGAACGCCACGTGGAAGTCGGGGATCTGCTGACGATTGGTGCATCCTGCGCCAAAGTGTCACAACTTGACCCGATCATCATCACCGGCTCCGTCTCTGAACAGGAAGTGCGGCGACTGAGTCTCGGTGCCACAGCGCGAGTCACAGTTTCCGGTGGCGACGAACTCGATGCTGTCGTCAGACTGATTTCTCCAGCTGCGTCAAACATGACCCGAACCTTTACCGTCGAACTTGAAGCGGCAAACCCCAATGCCCTGCCAGACGGATTAACGGCGAATGCACAGGTGAACCTTGGTAACAAACCGGCGCATCTTGTGCCGCGCAATGCACTGCTGCAGGACGATTCAGGCGCTCTGGGCGTCCGCGTTGTCGAAAATATTTCCACCACTGACGGCCATGGCAAGGTGCGTTTCGCACCGGTCTCGATCCTCAATGATGTGCCTGAAGGCGTCTGGGTTGCCGGGCTTGATGGCAGCATTGACCTGATTGTCCGGGGACAGGACTATGTAAAACATGGTCAGGAAGTGCAGACGGCTGCACCTGGCGACATCGTGACGACGGGATAA
- a CDS encoding J domain-containing protein, with protein sequence MSDDYSYKPRHGFDIRVKPSRGGRTAAKSWAKKEVRQCDAPDCTNAAESRAPKSPQQLSEYFWFCPTHAREHNKNWNFFASMTDDEAKAFREAQRYGGRPTWQMSKNARASAAARAGVDGQASIDDSVGVFAQSPQAKPGMEGAFREGRKLTKLQVSAFKTFNLPTNAPDADIRKRYAELVKRFHPDSNAGDRGAEEQLQEVIKAHQILKKAGYC encoded by the coding sequence ATGTCAGATGATTATTCCTACAAGCCACGTCATGGCTTTGATATCCGGGTAAAACCGTCACGCGGCGGACGCACGGCAGCAAAAAGCTGGGCCAAAAAAGAAGTACGCCAGTGCGATGCGCCGGATTGCACCAACGCAGCCGAATCACGCGCGCCAAAATCACCGCAGCAACTGAGCGAATATTTCTGGTTTTGCCCGACCCATGCCCGGGAGCACAACAAGAACTGGAACTTCTTTGCCAGCATGACAGATGATGAGGCAAAGGCATTTCGTGAGGCACAGCGCTATGGCGGGCGGCCAACCTGGCAGATGTCCAAGAATGCCAGGGCCAGTGCTGCGGCACGCGCCGGTGTGGACGGACAGGCAAGCATCGACGACAGCGTCGGCGTTTTTGCGCAAAGCCCTCAGGCCAAGCCGGGTATGGAAGGCGCTTTTCGCGAAGGCCGCAAGCTCACCAAACTACAGGTATCAGCTTTCAAGACCTTCAATCTGCCAACCAACGCCCCCGATGCCGATATCAGGAAGCGTTATGCGGAGCTGGTCAAACGCTTCCACCCTGATTCCAATGCAGGCGATCGCGGTGCTGAAGAGCAGTTGCAGGAAGTCATCAAGGCGCACCAGATCCTCAAGAAGGCAGGCTATTGCTGA
- a CDS encoding response regulator: MRVLKTLWPERSPSAKLQAVEVFKGMSPMLFACMGVTAALGLPGVFLAGQPFAAIPLLLIGLFSFVRYLHWRKADVSSFSVAELDKALSFVPLSAAFCGPVFSALALYIMSTMPTEAMFIIAGWMTMMACISSISMCATPFTAKIIMVTLMLPANLMMVFQDDYRLQAFGAVMILSSLLVIGCFSTVLRVVTQIKEQALQNAERSRDLAKAMQNYFDMSDDIVWETDKEMKFTFISDAIESFSGQPAHKFLNRSPISLLNENDPETKGNIRKFQDAWEQAIPFHHIVVNVIASSGNSLYADISGAPVFNEEGELTGYRGVMANTTRLMHQRNDIIRTKEKFRDFAELAADCLWETDAEHIYTYISDVIEKWTGQKASELLGQKRGEVLEHSTPEAAHTDWATHMDDLENKRPFQNFIVRTRNDDILSTSGKPKFATDGTFTGYRGYTKEITREHTARLEANAAQSELQRANLELEKRIKGRTLDLQRQTDLLQEIFDTMGESLVVLDQNFNIEMVNEKPDVPLPPGEWHIGRNAIDLYENAASVELPKTGDTCSVTEQNRRLVENLRGRKPFRGKRLDVSGQHISEVFYPRTDGGYVILYSDVTRDMRREDELRGLSRDLRKSRDLAEDANRAKSEFLANMSHEIRTPMNGVLGMAELLIKSGLSDRQHEMAQVIMRSGDSLLTIINDILDFSKLEAGKMAIGSEPFDMRAAIEDVASLVSPHVQEKGLELMIRYQPDLPQDYTGDVGRLRQVITNLVGNAVKFTETGHILVDVSGTRDGGHAELCISVKDTGCGIPAEKLDKIFNKFEQVDGSNSRKFEGTGLGLSISRKIIELMGGTISVRSDLGQGSTFFFNVRLPVESKQQQNTRSITPVLSGIRVLVADDNSVNREILKEQLKSWSLVPVLTTDGFDALKKLEQAREVGNPFGLAILDFQMPGMDGAELARKIRVEYTERDLPMVLLSSAGHRDSQELQKELGLAGYLIKPARSSHLLDTIICALHANTIRGLQSASAELQKQAAEQPVSPAAAANDTERRILVAEDNMVNQMVLRSMLEPLNCEVDIAENGQLAIEKLQQQSYDLVLMDVSMPVMDGLQATAEIIRMREQGMAYVPVIGVTAHAMKEDEEKCLAVGMDAYMPKPIKQDKLLAVVTKWVDERKQRETLAESA, encoded by the coding sequence TTGCGCGTTCTGAAAACACTTTGGCCCGAGCGGTCACCTTCTGCCAAACTTCAGGCTGTTGAAGTTTTCAAAGGCATGTCCCCCATGCTGTTTGCCTGCATGGGTGTCACAGCCGCTCTGGGACTGCCGGGTGTATTTCTTGCTGGCCAGCCATTCGCCGCCATTCCGCTGTTGCTGATTGGTCTTTTCTCTTTCGTCCGGTATCTTCACTGGCGCAAGGCAGACGTTAGCAGCTTCAGCGTTGCTGAGTTGGACAAAGCGCTCTCCTTCGTACCCCTGTCAGCAGCTTTTTGCGGTCCTGTCTTTTCAGCGCTTGCATTATACATCATGTCTACGATGCCAACGGAAGCGATGTTCATTATCGCTGGCTGGATGACCATGATGGCTTGCATCAGCAGTATCAGCATGTGCGCGACACCCTTCACGGCCAAGATCATCATGGTCACCCTGATGTTACCAGCCAATCTGATGATGGTCTTTCAGGACGATTATCGTCTGCAGGCATTCGGCGCAGTCATGATCCTCAGCAGTCTGCTGGTTATCGGCTGCTTCTCAACTGTTTTGCGCGTGGTGACACAGATCAAGGAACAGGCTCTGCAAAACGCAGAACGCAGCCGTGATCTTGCCAAAGCCATGCAGAACTATTTCGACATGTCAGATGATATTGTCTGGGAAACCGACAAAGAAATGAAATTCACATTCATTTCAGATGCGATTGAGTCATTCTCAGGCCAACCGGCACACAAATTTCTGAACCGCTCTCCCATCAGTCTCCTGAATGAAAATGACCCGGAAACAAAGGGTAACATCAGAAAATTCCAGGATGCCTGGGAACAGGCTATTCCCTTCCATCATATTGTCGTCAACGTGATCGCGAGCAGCGGCAACAGTCTTTATGCCGATATATCAGGGGCACCAGTCTTCAACGAAGAAGGTGAGCTTACCGGGTATCGCGGCGTCATGGCGAACACCACGCGCCTGATGCATCAGCGTAACGACATAATCCGTACCAAAGAGAAATTCCGTGACTTCGCAGAACTTGCTGCTGATTGCCTGTGGGAAACGGATGCAGAGCATATATATACCTATATTTCAGATGTGATTGAGAAATGGACCGGTCAAAAAGCATCGGAGCTTCTTGGTCAGAAAAGAGGCGAAGTTCTGGAACATTCGACGCCTGAAGCAGCCCACACAGACTGGGCTACTCATATGGATGACCTTGAGAACAAGAGACCGTTTCAGAACTTTATCGTTCGTACACGCAACGACGATATTCTAAGCACCAGCGGCAAGCCAAAATTTGCTACGGATGGCACATTCACTGGCTATCGCGGCTATACCAAGGAAATTACGCGCGAACATACGGCGCGACTGGAAGCCAATGCTGCACAGTCAGAATTGCAACGCGCCAATCTGGAACTGGAAAAGCGCATCAAGGGCCGTACCCTTGATCTGCAACGCCAGACTGATCTGCTGCAGGAAATTTTCGACACCATGGGCGAAAGTCTGGTGGTGCTGGACCAGAATTTCAATATCGAGATGGTCAACGAAAAACCTGATGTGCCCTTGCCGCCAGGTGAATGGCATATTGGCAGGAATGCGATTGATCTGTACGAAAACGCTGCCAGCGTCGAACTGCCAAAAACGGGCGATACTTGCAGTGTTACTGAGCAAAATCGCAGGCTGGTTGAGAACCTGAGGGGCCGCAAGCCTTTCCGGGGCAAGCGTCTTGATGTATCTGGTCAGCATATCAGCGAGGTATTTTACCCCCGGACTGATGGTGGGTATGTCATTCTGTATTCGGATGTCACCCGCGACATGCGCCGCGAAGACGAACTGCGCGGTCTGTCACGTGATTTGCGCAAATCGCGCGACCTTGCCGAGGATGCCAACAGAGCCAAGTCCGAATTTCTTGCCAATATGAGCCATGAAATTCGCACCCCTATGAACGGGGTCCTCGGCATGGCAGAATTGCTGATCAAATCCGGCCTTTCAGACAGGCAACATGAGATGGCACAGGTCATCATGCGCTCTGGCGACAGCCTGTTGACGATCATCAACGACATTCTGGATTTCTCCAAGCTGGAAGCCGGCAAGATGGCCATCGGGTCAGAGCCTTTTGACATGCGCGCTGCCATTGAAGATGTGGCCAGTCTTGTGTCACCGCATGTGCAGGAAAAGGGCCTTGAACTGATGATCCGGTATCAGCCGGACTTGCCACAGGATTATACCGGTGATGTGGGGCGCCTGCGCCAGGTCATTACCAACCTTGTCGGCAATGCCGTCAAATTCACCGAAACAGGGCATATTCTAGTCGATGTTTCCGGCACAAGAGATGGCGGCCATGCTGAATTGTGTATCTCGGTTAAAGATACAGGATGCGGCATTCCGGCCGAAAAACTGGACAAGATTTTCAACAAGTTTGAACAGGTTGACGGCTCCAATTCCAGAAAGTTTGAAGGAACCGGCCTTGGCCTGAGCATTTCAAGAAAAATCATTGAACTGATGGGCGGTACAATCTCTGTCCGCAGTGATCTTGGTCAGGGCTCCACGTTCTTTTTCAATGTCCGCCTGCCGGTGGAAAGCAAACAGCAACAGAATACGCGCAGTATTACGCCAGTGCTGAGCGGCATTCGTGTTCTTGTCGCAGATGACAACAGCGTGAACCGTGAAATCCTGAAAGAACAACTCAAAAGCTGGTCACTCGTCCCTGTGCTGACAACGGATGGCTTTGATGCCCTGAAGAAACTGGAACAGGCCAGAGAAGTAGGTAACCCGTTCGGCCTTGCTATACTGGATTTCCAGATGCCCGGCATGGATGGGGCAGAGCTGGCCCGGAAAATCAGAGTTGAATACACAGAGCGGGACTTGCCCATGGTGCTCCTGTCTTCGGCCGGCCATAGGGATAGCCAGGAACTGCAGAAAGAACTCGGACTTGCGGGGTATCTCATAAAACCGGCCCGCTCTTCGCATCTGCTGGACACGATCATATGCGCGCTGCACGCAAATACCATTCGTGGCCTGCAAAGCGCCAGCGCTGAACTTCAGAAACAGGCTGCTGAACAGCCCGTATCGCCAGCCGCAGCGGCCAATGATACTGAGCGCCGCATCCTTGTGGCTGAGGATAACATGGTCAACCAGATGGTCCTGCGCTCCATGCTTGAGCCTCTGAACTGTGAAGTCGATATTGCCGAAAATGGTCAACTGGCAATCGAGAAGTTGCAGCAGCAATCATACGACCTCGTACTGATGGATGTTTCTATGCCCGTGATGGATGGTCTTCAGGCAACAGCCGAAATCATCAGGATGCGTGAACAGGGTATGGCATATGTGCCGGTCATCGGTGTCACGGCTCACGCGATGAAAGAGGATGAGGAAAAGTGCCTCGCCGTTGGTATGGATGCCTACATGCCCAAACCGATCAAACAGGACAAGCTGCTCGCAGTCGTCACCAAATGGGTGGATGAGCGCAAACAGCGGGAAACGCTGGCAGAAAGCGCCTGA
- a CDS encoding ATP-binding cassette domain-containing protein: MAPPLLTLQDVHLTFGGTPLLTGASMSVHEKDRLCLVGRNGSGKSTLMKIAAGLIEADKGDIINRPDVTVRYLEQDPDFSSYASVREYAEQGLAPGDDDYIVTLLLEQIGLTGEESPAQLSGGEARRAALVRALAPEPDILLLDEPTNHLDLPTIEWLEQLLSRTSSALVLISHDRRFLENMTRKTIWLDRGQTRELNDGFAGFESWRDTVLEQEELERHKLDRKIVREEHWITYGVTARRKRNVRRLKELDSLRQQRKEAVKNPGKAKLEAFDSGQSGKLVIEAEGLSKSYDSKILINNFSMRLNRGDRVGITGPNGSGKTTLLNLLLGQQPPDAGNVRLGTNLDILTLDQKRATLKPETRLVDAVTGGRGDSISVGGQMRNAMSYLKDFMFLPEQARSPVAALSGGEKGRLALAIAFASPSNLLVLDEPTNDLDLETLDLVQEMLSAYQGTVMLVSHDRDFLDRTVTSTLTPEGNGNWREYPGGYSDMKRQQKALAPEQQKTVSAPSSRSPSSQAESAQPRTASAKLSYKEKYALETLPGEIEKLQEDIKSFQERMADPDLFSRAPEEFHKIAERLEQTEKQLEAKEEEWLELEMKRESLEE, translated from the coding sequence GTGGCACCTCCCCTGCTAACCCTTCAGGACGTTCACCTGACTTTCGGTGGCACACCGTTGCTCACTGGAGCCAGCATGAGCGTACACGAAAAAGATCGTCTGTGTCTTGTGGGGCGCAATGGATCGGGCAAGTCCACCTTGATGAAAATTGCCGCTGGACTGATTGAAGCCGATAAGGGTGACATCATTAACCGACCGGATGTGACGGTGCGATATCTTGAACAAGACCCGGACTTTTCGAGTTACGCAAGTGTCAGGGAGTATGCGGAACAAGGCCTCGCCCCCGGCGATGATGATTATATTGTTACTCTTCTGCTGGAACAGATTGGCCTGACCGGCGAAGAATCCCCTGCACAACTTTCCGGTGGTGAAGCGCGGCGGGCAGCCCTTGTACGGGCACTGGCCCCAGAGCCTGATATCCTGTTGCTCGACGAGCCTACCAACCACCTCGACCTGCCGACAATCGAGTGGCTTGAGCAGCTGTTAAGCCGGACATCATCCGCCCTCGTCCTGATTAGTCACGACCGGCGTTTCCTGGAGAACATGACACGTAAGACTATCTGGCTGGACCGGGGCCAAACGCGGGAATTGAATGACGGCTTTGCCGGCTTCGAGAGCTGGCGGGATACAGTGCTTGAACAGGAGGAACTGGAGCGCCACAAGCTGGATCGCAAAATCGTGCGTGAAGAGCACTGGATAACATATGGCGTAACAGCACGCCGCAAAAGAAATGTCCGCCGGCTGAAAGAGCTGGACAGCTTGCGCCAGCAGCGCAAGGAGGCTGTCAAAAATCCTGGCAAAGCCAAACTGGAAGCATTTGACAGCGGCCAGTCCGGCAAACTTGTGATTGAAGCTGAAGGCCTGTCCAAATCATATGACAGTAAAATTCTTATCAATAATTTCAGTATGCGCCTTAACCGTGGCGACAGGGTCGGCATTACCGGGCCAAACGGCTCCGGCAAGACAACACTGCTGAATTTGCTTCTGGGCCAGCAACCGCCGGATGCAGGCAATGTCCGCCTTGGAACCAATCTTGATATTCTCACCCTCGACCAGAAACGCGCTACCCTGAAACCAGAAACAAGACTGGTAGATGCCGTCACTGGTGGCCGGGGGGATTCCATTTCTGTCGGCGGGCAGATGCGCAATGCCATGAGTTATCTCAAGGATTTTATGTTTTTACCCGAACAGGCGCGCTCTCCTGTTGCTGCCCTGTCTGGCGGCGAAAAGGGACGGCTTGCCTTGGCGATCGCTTTTGCCAGTCCGTCCAACCTGCTGGTACTGGATGAACCAACGAACGACCTGGATCTCGAAACCCTTGACCTCGTGCAGGAAATGCTCAGCGCCTATCAGGGAACGGTGATGCTTGTCAGTCATGATCGGGACTTTCTCGACAGGACTGTCACCAGCACGCTCACGCCTGAGGGGAATGGTAATTGGCGGGAATATCCAGGTGGCTATTCTGATATGAAGCGCCAGCAGAAGGCGCTCGCTCCGGAGCAACAGAAGACGGTTTCTGCCCCCTCCTCGCGGTCGCCCTCTTCCCAGGCAGAAAGCGCACAGCCAAGAACAGCAAGCGCGAAACTATCGTACAAGGAAAAATATGCACTTGAGACCCTGCCTGGTGAAATCGAGAAACTGCAGGAGGATATAAAGAGTTTTCAGGAAAGGATGGCTGATCCTGACTTATTCTCACGCGCGCCGGAAGAGTTTCACAAGATCGCTGAACGGCTTGAGCAGACAGAAAAACAGCTGGAAGCAAAGGAAGAGGAATGGCTTGAGCTGGAAATGAAGCGGGAAAGCCTTGAAGAGTAA